Proteins encoded within one genomic window of Halobacteroides halobius DSM 5150:
- the tsaD gene encoding tRNA (adenosine(37)-N6)-threonylcarbamoyltransferase complex transferase subunit TsaD produces the protein MSEGFLTLGIESSCDETSAAVVKNGKQVLSNVIASQIDWHRKFGGVVPEIASRKHVELMNPVIEEALVKAGVDFTDLSAVAVTYGPGLVGGLLVGIAAAKSIAYTHDLPLVAVNHIEGHIYANFISHPQLEPPVVCLTVSGGHTDLLYFEELGTYQILGRTRDDAAGEAFDKIARVMEIGYPGGPAIDKLATAGDAEAIDLPRPLVDEASYDFSFSGLKTAVLNYINNQKQRGEEISKPDLAASFQQAVVDVLKSKVTKAAYDKEVNQVILSGGVAANSQLQRELEKELTKVGIEFCYPELKLCTDNAAMIASAGYFNWQHNKEEAPFTLNANPSLKLK, from the coding sequence ATGTCAGAAGGGTTTTTGACGTTAGGAATTGAAAGTTCTTGTGATGAGACTTCGGCTGCAGTGGTTAAAAATGGAAAACAAGTATTATCTAATGTAATAGCTTCTCAGATTGATTGGCACCGAAAATTCGGTGGAGTAGTACCAGAGATTGCTTCCCGAAAACATGTAGAGTTAATGAATCCAGTTATTGAAGAAGCTTTAGTTAAAGCAGGAGTTGATTTTACAGATTTATCAGCAGTAGCAGTAACCTATGGGCCAGGATTAGTAGGAGGTTTATTGGTGGGCATTGCAGCAGCTAAATCAATTGCTTATACTCATGATTTGCCTTTAGTAGCTGTTAATCATATTGAGGGGCATATTTATGCTAATTTTATCTCTCATCCTCAATTAGAACCTCCTGTAGTTTGTTTAACTGTATCTGGGGGGCATACAGATTTATTATATTTTGAAGAATTAGGAACCTATCAAATTTTAGGGCGAACAAGAGATGATGCGGCAGGAGAGGCTTTTGATAAAATCGCTAGGGTAATGGAGATTGGCTATCCAGGTGGACCAGCAATAGATAAGTTAGCTACAGCAGGAGATGCAGAAGCTATTGATTTACCTAGACCTTTAGTTGATGAGGCTAGTTATGATTTTAGTTTTAGTGGATTAAAGACAGCAGTATTAAATTATATTAATAATCAAAAGCAACGTGGGGAAGAAATATCTAAGCCAGATTTAGCAGCTAGTTTTCAGCAGGCTGTTGTTGATGTTCTTAAAAGCAAAGTTACTAAAGCTGCTTACGATAAAGAAGTTAACCAAGTTATTTTATCAGGAGGGGTAGCTGCTAATAGTCAATTGCAAAGAGAATTAGAGAAGGAATTGACAAAGGTAGGTATTGAATTTTGTTATCCTGAACTTAAGTTATGTACTGATAATGCAGCAATGATTGCTAGTGCTGGATATTTCAATTGGCAACACAATAAAGAAGAAGCGCCTTTTACCTTAAATGCTAATCCAAGTTTAAAATTAAAGTAA